The genomic segment ACTTCTGCCAATTTACCGGCGACAAGGTCTGCATTGATGTTATAAGACTCGCCTTTTTTGCCAACGCCTATCGGTGCAATGACAGGGATAAAGTTACCACTTGTCAGCATATCGACAACACTTGTGTTAATGCCAATAACTTTACCAACATGGCCTATATCAATAATCTCAGGGGCAGTGAGCCCCGGGGTATTACGTGTGTAGATCAGTTTCTCTGCACGCAGCAAACCGCCATCCTTGCCGGTCAAGCCCACGGCACTACCACCATGGCTATTGATAAGATTAACGATGTCTTTGTTAACCAGGCCACCTAGCACCATTTCAACAACGTCCATGGTTTCGCTATCGGTAACACGCATGCCGTCGATGAATTGACTTTCTTTACCCAGCTTATCGAGCAACTGACCAATTTGTGGGCCACCGCCATGAACAACGATAGGATTCATACCCACCAGCTTCATAAGCACGATGTCACGCGCAA from the Gammaproteobacteria bacterium genome contains:
- the argB gene encoding acetylglutamate kinase, giving the protein MTLKNNKALDIARVLTEALPYIQKFYGKTIVVKYGGNAMVDEGLKNSFARDIVLMKLVGMNPIVVHGGGPQIGQLLDKLGKESQFIDGMRVTDSETMDVVEMVLGGLVNKDIVNLINSHGGSAVGLTGKDGGLLRAEKLIYTRNTPGLTAPEIIDIGHVGKVIGINTSVVDMLTSGNFIPVIAPIGVGKKGESYNINADLVAGKLAEV